DNA sequence from the Paraburkholderia azotifigens genome:
CCGAACACACGGTCGGCGCGCCGCAGCGATTGCAGCGCGGCCTGCGTATCCAGCGCAAATGGCGGGATATGCCCGAGGCGTTCATAGAGGTCCGCACACCGGCGCAGATCGGCCAGCAGACTCGCGGCATCGGTGTAGCGCTGCCCGGGTGCCTTCTCGAGCAGCTTCATGACGATGTGCGACAGCTGCAACGGCACGTCCGCAGCGAGTTCGACGGGCGCACGCGGACGATGCGTGGCATGCGCATGCACGCGCGCGGCGGCATCCGTCGAGCCTTCGAAGGGCATCACGCCCGTCAGCAGTTCGTAGAAGATGCAGCCGAGCGAATAGAGATCCGCGCGCTCGTCGACCCGTACGTTCATCCGTGCGCCAAGCTCGGGCGCCATATAGATGAAACTGGCTTCGCTCCATTCGAAGTCGGCAGCAGGCAGGCCCGCCGTGTCTTTGCACGTACACGAGCCGAAGCCAAAACCCGTGAGGTACGCGCGCCCGGCTTCATCGACGAGAAAACTGCCCGGCGTCAGCGCGCGATGCACGACGCCTGCCGCATGCATCGCACCGACGGCGGCAGCCAGGCCCACGGCGCGCGCCAGGCATGCCTTCAGCGCCGTCAGCCCGGCCGCGCGAGGCATGTCGATACGCAAGGGTTCGCCGCCCGGATCAGCGAGGATCAGCAGCATGCCATTGCCGTGCGGCTGCATCGATAGGGGCACGGCGCACCAGGCTTCGTGCAGGGCATCGCGCAACGCGTATTCGCGCTGCAGCGCGGCCAGTTCGGCGGGCGTCGCATTGACGCGGCCGGCGACGAGAACGGGCGCCGTGCCGCTGGCCACTGCCCTTTGCAGTCTGGGCGCTCCCGCACCCAGTTCAATGAGGCTTCGGTTGGAAAGATCGATCATGCGAACGACGTGACAGATGCGGCGATGGACATAACAGGCCCGATACTGTACCGCGCCTGTTACATATCAATGCCTGTATGTGACGCCCGCCTCAGATTGCAAAACGCGCCGCCCGCGTTGGAACGATCGATCGGTCGTGCCTTAACGCAATGGCCTGAAGCCCGCCCGCACTTCCTGAGCGAACAGCAGCGGCTCTTCCCAGGCCGCGAAATGACCGCCTTTGTCGACCTCGTTGAAATAGATCAGATTGTGATACGCGCGTTCGGCCCAGCTGCGAGGCGCCTGATAGATCTCGCCGGGGAACACCGTGATTGCAGCCGGCAGGGCGATATCGACGGCATTGAAGTTGTTCGAATGGTCTTCCCAATAGATCTGCGCCGACGAGGTCGCGCTGTCGGTCAGCCAGTACAGCGAGATGTCGTCGAGAATCTCGTCGCGCGTCAGCGAGCGCTCGGGAATGCCGCCGCTATCGGTCCACTGCGAAATCTTGTCGTACATCCACGCGGCCTGACCCACGGGCGAATCGGCGAGCGCATAGCCGACCGTCTGCGGGCGCGTGACCATCATCGCCGAGTAGCCGCAATTGTCGCGATAGAACACGGCGAGCTTCTCGTACGCGTTCTTCTCCTTCGGCGACAGTCCGGCGGGCGCGGGTGCATCGAGCGCCAGCGAACGCGCGATATCGGGCGGCACCGTCGCGGGCATGTTCACATGAATGCCGATCAGCCCCTTCACGTGCTGCATCGCCATCCGATGCGAGACCACGGACCCGCAGTCGCCGCCTTGCGAGACGAAGCGCGTATAGCCGAGCCGCTCCATCAGCACGCCCCATGCGCGCGCGATATGGTCCGAGCCCCAGCCCGGTCTGGTCGGCTTGCCCGAGAAGCCGAAGCCGGGCAGCGACGGCACGACCACGTGGAAGGCGTCGTCCGCGCTTGCGCCATAGGCGGTCGGATTCGTGAGCGGATCGATGGCCTTGACGAGTTCGAAGATCGAGCCGGGCCAGCCGTGCGTCATGATCATCGGCATCGCGTTCTTGTGCCGCGAGCGCACGTGAATGAACTGGATATCCAGTCCGTCGATTTCCGTCACATACATCGGCAATGCATTGAGCTTCGCTTCGCCCTTGCGCCAGTCGTATTCGCTGCCCCAGTATTGAACGAGTTTCTGCATGCGTTCGAGACGAACGCCTTGCGATTCGTCGGCGACGGTTTCTTTACCCGGCCAGCGCGTATTGGCAAGTCGCTGGCGTAAATCGGCTAGCAGACTATCTGGAATATGGGCTTTAAAAGGCCGGATATTCTCCGCGTCACTGGCGGCATAGATCGCTTCGGGAAATAACGCAAATGCGCCGGCCGCGACGGTGGCGGCCAGCACGTTACGCCGCATCGGCGAGAACGGTGTTGAAGACATACTGTGTCGTCCTGTTTCCAAGGAGTGGGCACTGTGTGCGCGATTGGCAGAGCAAGGCTCGACTGTCTTGCGAAGCGAATGAATCGTCCGAAGCGTCCCACTCATTAGAAGCGGCGAATGTATCTCGCGTTTGTCCGCGATGTACTTATTCGTAACACGCGCGCTTCAAACTAGATGAAGCACGTAAAGTTGTGCGAGAGAATCGTTAAAGCGCCAGGCGTGGCTATCATACGTTCGTTTGGATTGACCCTGATCCGCATAAACGCGATTATTCCCGCGCACGCAAAACAAGGAATCCGATGAATCAGCAGCAACATGACAATGCTTCGGCGAACGACCGTTATCCGCGCTTCACCAAAGCCGAGGTCGAAAAGATGATGCGCTTCGGCATCATTGAACGCTGGCGCGCGGGCGATGTCATGTTTCGCATCGGCCAGCCGGGACTCGGCATGCGCGTGCTGTTGAGCGGCCGCGCGAGACTCTCGCGGCGCGATGGGCTCGGCCGCTCGCAGACCATCGTCGAACTGGGCGAAGGCCAGTTCCTCGGCGAAGTCGCGCAGCTCACGGGCAAGCCCGCGCTTGCCGATGGCCTCGCGCTCGACGACGTCGAAGCGCTGATGATCCCGCCTGAACAGATACGCGAGCTGCTCGTGGCGCAAGCGCATCTGGGCGAGCGCATCATGCGCTCGCTCGTGCTGCGCCGCTTCGGTCTCGTGCGCGAGGGCGCGGGCCCCGTGCTGATCGGACGTTCGGGCGATCTTCGGCTGCTCGCGCTCGAAGGCCTGCTGCACCGGCTCGATCATCCTTATACGGTCGCGGACCCGGCGACCGATTCCGATATCCGCGCGCTGCTCGAAGACTGGGGCGTGTGGCATGGCGACGTGCCCGTCGTGATGCTCGCGGACGGCACGCCGCTGCGCGATCCCGGCGAACGCGAACTGGCCGCGCGGCTGGGCCTGCTGCCCGAACTCGACTCGACGCGTACCTATGACGTCGCCGTGGTCGGCGCGGGGCCTGCCGGTCTTGCGGCGGCCGTCTATGCCGCCTCCGAAGGACTCTCCGTGATCGTCTTCGACAGCCACGGTCCCGGCGGACAGGCGGGCGCGAGCGCGCGGATCGAAAACTATCTCGGCTTTTCCACAGGCGTATCGGGCCGCGAACTCGCGGCCAACGCGTTCGCGCAAGCGGTGAAGTTCGGAGCCGAAGTCGTGATCCCGACACGCATCGGCCGGCTCGATTGCACGCAGACGCCGCTGCAACTCGAACTCGAAGGCGGCCAGCGCATCGCGTCGCGTACCGTCGTGATCGCGACGGGCGCGGCGTACCGGCGCCCCGCCATCGAAGGCCTCGACGATGTCGCGGGCCGTGGCGTCTATTACTGGGCTTCGTCCGTCGAAGGCCGGCTGTGCCGCGGCGCGGAGGTGGTACTCGTGGGCGGCGGCAATTCGGCGGGACAGGCGGCCGTGTATCTGGCTTCGCAGGCGAGCCGCGTCCACATGCTGATTCGCGGCGACAGCCTCGAGAAGAGCATGTCGCGCTATCTGATCGACCGCATCGCATCGCTCGGCAATGTCACGCTGCATACGCAGACCGTCATCGCGTCCGTCAGAAGCGATCAATGGGGACTCGAGGCCGTGAACTGCAATACGCCCGAAGGCGAGCGCGTATTCGACACGCGGCATCTGTTCCTCTTCACGGGCGCCGATCCCAATACGCAGTGGCTTCGCGATTGCAGCGTCGGGATCGACGAACGCGGCTTCGTGAAGACGGGACTGGCGGCAGGCGTGCGCGCCGATACGGCCTGCTTCGCGCTGCAGACGAACGTGCCCGGCGTGTTCGCGATCGGCGATGTACGCAATGCATCGGCGAAGCGAGTCGCGGCGGCAGTGGGCGACGGCGCCGCCGTCGTGGCGGAGATTCATCAGTTTCTGAGCGCGCCCTCACCTGTCGCCTGAGCCCGATCCACGCGGCACACAAGGGGAATTGCGGCCCGCACCTATACGAACGTATGCGGTCGCCCATCCCT
Encoded proteins:
- a CDS encoding FAD-dependent oxidoreductase; translated protein: MNQQQHDNASANDRYPRFTKAEVEKMMRFGIIERWRAGDVMFRIGQPGLGMRVLLSGRARLSRRDGLGRSQTIVELGEGQFLGEVAQLTGKPALADGLALDDVEALMIPPEQIRELLVAQAHLGERIMRSLVLRRFGLVREGAGPVLIGRSGDLRLLALEGLLHRLDHPYTVADPATDSDIRALLEDWGVWHGDVPVVMLADGTPLRDPGERELAARLGLLPELDSTRTYDVAVVGAGPAGLAAAVYAASEGLSVIVFDSHGPGGQAGASARIENYLGFSTGVSGRELAANAFAQAVKFGAEVVIPTRIGRLDCTQTPLQLELEGGQRIASRTVVIATGAAYRRPAIEGLDDVAGRGVYYWASSVEGRLCRGAEVVLVGGGNSAGQAAVYLASQASRVHMLIRGDSLEKSMSRYLIDRIASLGNVTLHTQTVIASVRSDQWGLEAVNCNTPEGERVFDTRHLFLFTGADPNTQWLRDCSVGIDERGFVKTGLAAGVRADTACFALQTNVPGVFAIGDVRNASAKRVAAAVGDGAAVVAEIHQFLSAPSPVA
- a CDS encoding epoxide hydrolase family protein codes for the protein MSSTPFSPMRRNVLAATVAAGAFALFPEAIYAASDAENIRPFKAHIPDSLLADLRQRLANTRWPGKETVADESQGVRLERMQKLVQYWGSEYDWRKGEAKLNALPMYVTEIDGLDIQFIHVRSRHKNAMPMIMTHGWPGSIFELVKAIDPLTNPTAYGASADDAFHVVVPSLPGFGFSGKPTRPGWGSDHIARAWGVLMERLGYTRFVSQGGDCGSVVSHRMAMQHVKGLIGIHVNMPATVPPDIARSLALDAPAPAGLSPKEKNAYEKLAVFYRDNCGYSAMMVTRPQTVGYALADSPVGQAAWMYDKISQWTDSGGIPERSLTRDEILDDISLYWLTDSATSSAQIYWEDHSNNFNAVDIALPAAITVFPGEIYQAPRSWAERAYHNLIYFNEVDKGGHFAAWEEPLLFAQEVRAGFRPLR